A single Paenibacillus sp. FSL R5-0517 DNA region contains:
- the dnaG gene encoding DNA primase has translation MSTGQGGIPESIIESVLQQNDIVDTVSRFVHLTKQGKYMKGLCPFHSEKTPSFTVTPEKQIFYCYGCGTGGNAIKFRMEIEGLSFPEAVKTMAEESHISMGDWQGRESAHVNPETERLLEAYELTAKLYHFLLKNTEHGKSAMEYLRSRGFGDKLIDQFQIGFAPNRWDTLVQFLEKRNYPLEEMEKGGLLSPRNEGQGYVDRFRDRIMFPINGRSGKPIAFAGRILGDGQPKYLNSPETRLFNKSRVLYNLHQAKNAIRKQRQAILFEGYGDVISAWDQDIQNGVAAMGTALTENQALMLKGMCDEVIICYDGDKAGQAAALKNFPILEEAGLQVKVALIPEGLDPDDFIRKHGGERFRNQIVDGAVTTTKFKLINLKKSHILLEGGGQIAYSKEAVKLIAPLPSPTEREVYLRELAAEVDVSFETLKQECNEEREAMKNNLQYGDNNPKRWNNGRQQNRQVPTPNLLPAYHAAERKLIAWMLQDDEAAQYVNEHLGEAFNLDDHAAIAAYLYAYYAQGKPSDTSRFMSSLHDDRLEKTVSSISMMDGPGEWSIQMLDDCIREVLKYPRKKEYDLKKEEMIAAERAGDSVRAAQIAIEMIALERQ, from the coding sequence ATGAGTACCGGACAAGGCGGTATACCCGAAAGTATTATTGAATCGGTGTTGCAGCAGAATGATATTGTCGATACGGTGAGCCGATTTGTGCATCTGACCAAGCAGGGGAAGTATATGAAAGGCCTCTGTCCTTTTCATTCCGAGAAGACGCCTTCGTTCACCGTTACACCTGAGAAACAAATTTTCTACTGCTACGGTTGCGGCACGGGTGGAAATGCCATCAAATTCAGGATGGAAATCGAAGGGTTATCCTTTCCCGAGGCTGTCAAAACGATGGCGGAAGAAAGTCATATCTCTATGGGGGACTGGCAAGGGCGTGAATCTGCTCATGTGAATCCGGAGACTGAACGTCTGTTGGAGGCTTATGAGCTTACCGCGAAGCTGTATCATTTTTTGTTGAAAAATACAGAGCACGGCAAGTCAGCCATGGAATATTTACGCTCCAGAGGTTTTGGCGACAAGTTGATTGACCAGTTCCAGATTGGTTTCGCTCCAAATCGTTGGGACACATTGGTACAATTTCTTGAAAAACGTAATTATCCGCTCGAAGAAATGGAAAAGGGTGGACTTCTATCTCCGCGAAATGAAGGTCAGGGATATGTGGACCGATTCCGAGACCGGATCATGTTCCCGATTAATGGCAGGAGCGGTAAGCCAATTGCATTTGCAGGACGCATATTGGGAGATGGGCAACCGAAATATCTAAATTCACCGGAAACCCGGTTATTTAACAAAAGCCGTGTTCTCTATAATCTGCATCAGGCCAAAAATGCAATTCGTAAACAAAGACAAGCCATTTTGTTCGAGGGATATGGTGATGTCATCTCCGCATGGGATCAGGACATCCAGAATGGTGTGGCCGCAATGGGTACTGCGCTAACCGAGAATCAGGCACTGATGCTCAAAGGCATGTGCGACGAAGTCATCATATGTTATGACGGCGACAAAGCAGGACAGGCTGCTGCACTGAAAAACTTCCCCATTCTTGAGGAAGCCGGATTGCAGGTCAAAGTGGCTCTCATACCCGAGGGACTTGACCCGGATGATTTTATCCGGAAGCATGGTGGTGAACGGTTCCGAAACCAGATTGTGGATGGTGCCGTGACAACTACAAAATTTAAACTTATAAACTTAAAAAAAAGCCATATACTGCTAGAGGGTGGCGGACAAATCGCCTATTCGAAAGAAGCAGTAAAATTGATTGCCCCCTTGCCTTCTCCAACAGAGAGGGAAGTGTATCTTCGTGAACTGGCTGCAGAAGTGGACGTATCGTTCGAAACATTGAAGCAGGAGTGTAATGAAGAACGGGAGGCGATGAAAAATAACCTACAGTATGGGGATAATAACCCGAAAAGGTGGAATAATGGTAGGCAACAAAATAGGCAGGTGCCTACACCTAATCTGTTGCCGGCTTATCACGCTGCTGAACGCAAACTGATTGCCTGGATGTTACAGGATGATGAGGCTGCCCAGTACGTGAATGAGCATCTTGGTGAAGCTTTTAACTTGGATGATCATGCAGCTATTGCTGCTTATCTATATGCCTACTATGCGCAAGGAAAACCGTCGGATACAAGTCGTTTTATGTCTTCACTGCATGACGATCGTTTGGAAAAAACGGTCAGTTCAATCTCGATGATGGATGGTCCAGGTGAATGGAGTATTCAAATGCTCGATGATTGCATCAGGGAAGTGCTGAAGTATCCACGTAAGAAAGAGTACGATTTGAAAAAAGAAGAAATGATTGCTGCAGAGCGGGCAGGTGATTCTGTACGCGCGGCACAGATCGCAATTGAAATGATTGCCCTAGAGAGACAGTGA
- a CDS encoding DUF188 domain-containing protein, translated as MKPGGLSLSELNVRHIVVDGDACPVKTEIAQTARLFNIPVLLVSSFDHLLQGGEGVRTVQVDRSDQSADLYIANHIKPYDVVITQDYGLAALALGKRCYVLSFRGREFNDRDIDFMLDSRHTAAKARKRGHYGKGPKPFTEQDREIFQHKLTKLLKDLQENV; from the coding sequence ATGAAACCGGGTGGTCTGAGTTTGAGTGAGTTGAATGTACGTCATATTGTTGTGGATGGTGATGCTTGCCCGGTCAAAACCGAGATTGCGCAAACCGCTCGCCTTTTCAACATCCCTGTACTGTTAGTCTCTTCATTTGATCATTTGCTTCAAGGGGGAGAAGGGGTGCGTACCGTGCAAGTGGATCGCAGTGATCAGAGCGCAGATCTCTATATTGCTAATCATATTAAGCCATATGATGTGGTTATCACTCAGGACTATGGACTTGCGGCACTTGCGCTCGGCAAACGTTGTTATGTTTTATCCTTTCGTGGTCGTGAGTTTAACGACCGTGACATTGATTTCATGTTGGATTCTCGTCATACTGCGGCCAAAGCACGAAAAAGAGGCCACTACGGGAAAGGCCCAAAGCCTTTCACAGAGCAGGATCGTGAAATTTTTCAACATAAACTGACAAAACTTTTAAAAGATTTGCAGGAGAATGTGTAA
- the glyS gene encoding glycine--tRNA ligase subunit beta, protein MSKDLLFEIGLEEVPARFMRAAIAQLQERVVKWLDASRIAYGEVNAYATPRRLAVLIQNVAEKQEDIEEEVKGPSRKIALDDSGNWSKAALGFARSQGVEPDQFTFKELNGVEYIYAMKSSKGVETASVIGEGLLSVLHAMTFPKFMRWASYDFKFVRPIRWIVAMLGSDVIDLEVTGVKSGNVTRGHRFLGKEAVISTPSSYVEVLRSEHVIVDIQEREQMIVSQIQALAAEKKWDIAIKEDLLEEVLFLVETPTVLFGTFDSSFLNIPQEVLITSMREHQRYFPVLDNEGQLLPFFVTVRNGGSDSLDVIAKGNEKVLRARLSDAKFFYEEDQKLQIKDALSKLESIVFQEELGTVGDKVRRIRKIADGIAAKLQVSGDVAESVSRSADICKFDLVTLMVGEFPELQGVMGEDYARKAGEKEEVAKAVFEHYQPRFAGDQSPASLVGAIVSAADKMDTIVGCFSINIIPTGSQDPYALRRQAAGIVQILLDHKLPLTLSDVFGVALQVHAQMNLLKRADEEVRKDLQDFFGLRVKKLLSETVRYDVVDAVISSGFDDISAVVPKGEALMAAVLTGDAFKTTVESFNRVGNLAAKASTASVHPELFTEDGERQLHESWSRTNAEYRQALTQHDAAEALAIASAWKDGITSFFDSVMVMAEDEAVRANRLALLAAIDRDLKGFADFSKLVW, encoded by the coding sequence ATGTCTAAGGATTTGTTGTTTGAAATCGGACTGGAAGAAGTACCTGCACGTTTCATGCGCGCAGCGATCGCACAGCTGCAAGAGCGTGTCGTGAAATGGCTTGATGCATCCCGCATTGCTTATGGTGAAGTGAATGCGTATGCTACACCTCGCCGACTGGCTGTTTTGATCCAGAATGTGGCTGAAAAGCAGGAAGATATAGAGGAAGAAGTAAAAGGTCCTTCACGCAAAATTGCCCTGGACGACAGTGGCAATTGGAGCAAGGCTGCACTCGGATTCGCGCGCAGTCAAGGTGTTGAACCGGACCAGTTCACATTCAAGGAATTGAACGGTGTCGAATATATCTATGCAATGAAGTCCAGCAAAGGTGTGGAGACGGCTTCTGTGATTGGCGAAGGATTGCTTTCAGTATTACATGCCATGACGTTCCCGAAATTCATGCGTTGGGCTTCATATGATTTCAAATTTGTTCGTCCAATCCGCTGGATCGTGGCTATGCTGGGCAGTGATGTCATCGATCTGGAAGTGACAGGTGTGAAGTCGGGTAATGTAACTCGCGGACATCGTTTCCTCGGTAAGGAGGCCGTGATCTCCACTCCGTCTTCATACGTGGAAGTGTTGCGTTCAGAACATGTCATTGTTGATATCCAGGAACGTGAACAGATGATTGTATCCCAAATTCAGGCACTCGCTGCTGAGAAAAAATGGGATATTGCGATTAAGGAAGATTTGCTGGAGGAAGTCCTCTTCCTGGTGGAAACACCTACCGTATTGTTCGGAACATTTGACTCTTCATTCTTGAATATTCCACAAGAAGTATTGATTACTTCCATGCGTGAGCATCAGCGTTATTTCCCTGTACTGGACAATGAAGGACAATTGTTGCCATTCTTCGTGACAGTACGTAACGGTGGAAGTGATTCACTGGATGTTATTGCAAAAGGAAATGAGAAAGTACTGCGTGCGCGTCTGTCTGATGCCAAGTTCTTCTATGAGGAAGACCAGAAGTTACAGATTAAGGATGCATTGTCGAAGCTGGAAAGTATCGTCTTCCAGGAAGAGCTGGGAACGGTTGGAGATAAAGTACGCCGTATTCGCAAAATTGCTGATGGAATTGCTGCTAAACTGCAAGTATCCGGTGATGTTGCCGAATCCGTCAGCCGCTCAGCTGATATCTGCAAATTCGATCTGGTGACACTGATGGTGGGGGAATTCCCTGAATTGCAAGGTGTGATGGGTGAGGATTACGCTCGTAAAGCTGGCGAAAAAGAAGAAGTGGCCAAAGCGGTATTTGAACACTATCAGCCACGTTTCGCTGGAGATCAATCCCCTGCTTCTCTTGTCGGTGCCATTGTGAGTGCTGCGGACAAAATGGATACAATCGTGGGTTGTTTCTCCATTAACATCATTCCAACGGGATCTCAAGATCCGTATGCACTGCGCCGTCAGGCTGCAGGTATTGTACAGATTTTGCTGGATCACAAGCTTCCGCTGACATTGTCAGACGTATTCGGAGTAGCACTTCAAGTACATGCACAGATGAACCTGTTGAAACGTGCAGATGAAGAGGTGCGTAAAGACTTGCAAGACTTCTTTGGTCTTCGTGTGAAAAAATTGTTGTCTGAAACCGTTCGTTACGACGTAGTGGATGCCGTAATCTCTTCCGGATTCGATGATATTAGTGCTGTAGTTCCAAAAGGTGAAGCGTTGATGGCTGCTGTTCTGACAGGAGACGCATTCAAAACAACGGTTGAATCGTTCAACCGTGTGGGTAACCTGGCTGCCAAAGCATCCACTGCTTCTGTACATCCAGAACTGTTCACAGAAGATGGAGAGCGTCAGCTACACGAGTCATGGAGTAGAACGAATGCAGAATATCGTCAGGCATTGACTCAGCATGATGCTGCTGAAGCACTGGCTATTGCATCAGCTTGGAAAGATGGGATTACCTCATTCTTCGATTCGGTCATGGTTATGGCTGAAGATGAGGCTGTCCGTGCGAATCGACTTGCCTTGCTTGCGGCTATTGATCGCGACTTGAAAGGATTTGCTGATTTTTCCAAGTTGGTTTGGTAA
- the glyQ gene encoding glycine--tRNA ligase subunit alpha, which yields MNFQQMILTLQQFWAEHNCIIVQPYDTEKGAGTMNPMTFLRSLGPEPWKVAYVEPSRRPSDGRYGENPNRLYQHHQFQVIIKPSPDNIQEIYLESLKRLGIDPLKHDIRFVEDNWENPSLGCAGLGWEVWLDGMEITQFTYFQQVGGIETNPVAVEITYGMERLASYIQDKENVFDLEWVEGITYGDVFRQPEFEHSKYTFEVSDVKMLFTLFNMHEEEANKAMAQHLVFPAYDYVLKCSHTFNLLDARGAISVTERTGYITRVRNLARQVAATYMEEREKLGFPLIKKGGAEHV from the coding sequence ATGAATTTTCAGCAGATGATTCTAACGCTGCAACAATTCTGGGCCGAGCATAACTGTATTATTGTCCAGCCATACGATACGGAAAAAGGGGCAGGTACGATGAACCCGATGACCTTTTTGCGTTCGCTTGGACCCGAACCTTGGAAAGTGGCCTATGTGGAGCCTTCCCGTCGTCCTTCGGACGGACGTTATGGCGAGAACCCTAACCGGCTGTACCAGCATCACCAGTTCCAGGTAATCATCAAGCCTTCTCCAGACAATATTCAGGAAATTTACTTGGAAAGTCTGAAACGCCTGGGTATTGATCCGCTCAAACATGATATTAGGTTTGTCGAAGATAACTGGGAGAATCCTTCCCTTGGTTGTGCAGGTCTTGGTTGGGAAGTTTGGTTGGACGGAATGGAAATTACGCAATTTACGTATTTTCAACAGGTTGGTGGAATTGAGACAAATCCGGTAGCTGTTGAAATTACGTATGGTATGGAGCGTTTGGCTTCTTACATTCAGGATAAAGAAAATGTGTTTGATCTGGAGTGGGTGGAAGGTATCACTTATGGTGATGTATTCCGTCAGCCAGAATTCGAACACTCTAAATATACGTTTGAAGTATCTGATGTCAAAATGCTGTTTACACTCTTCAACATGCATGAAGAAGAAGCAAACAAGGCTATGGCACAGCATCTGGTGTTCCCGGCATATGACTATGTGTTGAAATGTTCCCACACATTCAACCTGTTGGATGCACGTGGAGCCATCAGTGTAACGGAACGTACGGGTTACATCACACGTGTCCGTAATCTGGCTCGCCAAGTCGCTGCAACATATATGGAAGAGCGTGAGAAGCTAGGCTTCCCGCTGATCAAGAAAGGGGGAGCCGAGCATGTCTAA
- the recO gene encoding DNA repair protein RecO → MLYRVEGIVIRSMDYGEGNKIITLCTESGGKVGVLVRGAKKPKSRHAALVQPFTYGQYVYFRNTGLGTLNAGEIVESYHELREDLVKASYASYACELLDRVLQDEETGAFWFKQLKACLQALKEEKDPIVITSLYEMKILQAAGYGPQFDECISCNQERPDEQLFVSPRLGGVLCRACKHFDPPAMSVSPKALKLLRLFAQLDLQRLGNISVSESTRDEIKKLMRAFMDHQLGLNLKSRSFLDQMEKYGI, encoded by the coding sequence ATGCTATACAGGGTGGAAGGGATTGTCATCCGCAGCATGGACTACGGCGAAGGGAACAAAATCATTACGCTTTGCACCGAAAGCGGCGGGAAAGTAGGGGTACTCGTCCGCGGTGCCAAAAAGCCCAAGAGCCGACATGCTGCACTGGTGCAGCCGTTTACGTATGGTCAATATGTATATTTTCGCAATACAGGTCTAGGCACACTGAACGCTGGAGAAATTGTTGAATCCTATCATGAGTTGCGTGAAGATCTGGTCAAGGCCTCTTATGCTTCTTATGCGTGTGAACTATTGGATCGTGTACTTCAGGATGAAGAGACAGGTGCTTTTTGGTTCAAGCAGTTGAAGGCGTGCTTGCAAGCGTTGAAGGAGGAGAAAGATCCGATTGTCATAACAAGTCTGTACGAAATGAAGATATTACAGGCAGCCGGTTATGGTCCGCAGTTTGACGAGTGCATCTCCTGCAATCAGGAGCGACCGGATGAGCAGTTGTTTGTAAGTCCAAGACTTGGTGGTGTCCTGTGTCGTGCATGCAAACATTTCGATCCTCCAGCGATGTCAGTCAGTCCAAAGGCTCTGAAATTGTTACGTTTGTTCGCACAGTTGGATCTGCAGCGTTTGGGAAATATATCAGTGAGTGAGTCTACCCGTGATGAGATCAAAAAGCTGATGCGTGCTTTTATGGATCATCAGCTTGGTCTGAATCTTAAATCCCGTTCTTTCCTCGATCAGATGGAGAAGTACGGGATTTGA
- a CDS encoding YqzL family protein, with the protein MRDFSWKVFAMTGDVESYLLYTEACNSLGQESDHAREVIEDEEAEG; encoded by the coding sequence ATGCGAGATTTTTCGTGGAAGGTTTTTGCGATGACGGGGGATGTAGAGTCCTATTTGTTATATACCGAGGCGTGTAACTCGTTAGGACAGGAGTCGGATCATGCAAGGGAAGTGATTGAAGATGAAGAAGCCGAAGGATAA
- the era gene encoding GTPase Era, producing the protein MKKQAFKSGFVAIIGRPNVGKSTLMNQVIGQKIAIMSDKPQTTRNKIHGVYTSEHQQIVFLDTPGIHKRQSKLGDYMNQTALNTLGEVEAALFLIDASEGMGGGDRYIAEQLKNIRTPVILVMNKIDKIEPEALLPLIEEYRKLHDFAEIVPVSAMLGSNVSTLLEQLGKYLPEGPQYYPDDQVTDHPEQFVCAELIREKILQMTREEVPHSIAVTIEDMKVQDNGVVYISAVIFVERDSQKGIIIGKQGALLKEVGKRARHDIQNLLGSKIFMDLWVKVKKDWRNQDRVLRDLGFGRE; encoded by the coding sequence ATGAAAAAACAAGCATTTAAATCCGGTTTTGTAGCTATTATTGGACGTCCGAACGTAGGTAAATCCACACTGATGAACCAGGTGATCGGTCAGAAAATTGCGATCATGTCGGACAAGCCGCAAACCACTCGTAATAAAATTCATGGTGTGTACACATCTGAACATCAGCAAATCGTATTCCTCGATACCCCGGGGATTCACAAACGTCAATCCAAACTGGGCGATTACATGAATCAGACTGCTCTGAACACGCTTGGAGAAGTGGAAGCAGCACTATTCCTGATTGACGCTTCGGAAGGTATGGGTGGCGGTGACCGTTATATTGCGGAACAGTTGAAAAATATCCGTACACCGGTCATTCTTGTCATGAATAAAATTGACAAAATCGAGCCGGAAGCGCTGCTTCCTCTTATCGAGGAGTATCGCAAGTTACATGATTTCGCTGAAATCGTGCCTGTTTCTGCCATGCTCGGCAGTAATGTAAGCACCTTATTGGAACAGCTCGGCAAGTATTTGCCAGAAGGTCCACAGTACTATCCGGATGACCAGGTTACTGACCATCCAGAGCAGTTTGTATGTGCGGAATTGATTCGTGAGAAAATTTTGCAGATGACTCGCGAAGAAGTACCACACTCCATTGCGGTAACGATTGAGGATATGAAAGTACAGGATAACGGTGTTGTTTATATCTCAGCCGTCATTTTTGTGGAGCGGGATTCGCAAAAAGGGATCATCATCGGGAAGCAGGGTGCCCTTTTGAAAGAAGTGGGTAAACGAGCTCGTCATGATATCCAAAATCTGCTCGGCTCCAAAATTTTCATGGATCTGTGGGTTAAAGTGAAAAAAGACTGGAGAAATCAGGATCGAGTTCTGCGTGATCTTGGCTTTGGCCGCGAATAA
- a CDS encoding cytidine deaminase, with product MDNDLLMQEAIKARTKAYTPYSHFGVGAALLDSEGHVHHGCNIENAAYTPGNCAERTAMFSAIAGGQKPRSFKAIAIVGDTDGPIAPCGVCRQVMYELCEPDMKVILGNMKGDLQETTVAELLPWAFGPSDLNSAKK from the coding sequence ATGGATAATGATTTGCTCATGCAGGAGGCAATTAAGGCGCGTACGAAGGCATATACGCCTTACTCCCATTTTGGTGTAGGTGCAGCTTTGCTTGACAGTGAAGGACATGTGCATCATGGTTGTAATATTGAGAATGCTGCGTATACTCCAGGCAACTGTGCTGAACGTACAGCGATGTTCAGTGCCATTGCAGGTGGGCAGAAGCCTCGCAGCTTCAAAGCGATTGCCATTGTGGGAGACACGGATGGTCCGATTGCTCCATGTGGTGTATGTCGTCAGGTGATGTACGAATTATGTGAACCCGATATGAAAGTCATCTTGGGGAACATGAAAGGTGATCTGCAAGAGACTACCGTTGCTGAACTGTTACCTTGGGCTTTTGGGCCTTCTGATCTCAATTCTGCCAAAAAATAA
- a CDS encoding diacylglycerol kinase family protein: protein MKRRSWGLVFRNAAEGIAYGLRTQRNVRVHTGVAILMCVAGFFFRISRTDWMFVLTAVFLVLVTELMNTAVEAAVDLAHPHIHPLAKAAKDTAAGAVLLAAVFAVIIGCIVFIKPVMSWLGLY, encoded by the coding sequence ATGAAAAGGCGCTCCTGGGGTCTGGTATTCCGCAATGCTGCGGAAGGAATCGCATATGGGTTGCGGACTCAGCGTAATGTGAGAGTTCACACGGGAGTGGCTATTTTGATGTGTGTAGCCGGCTTTTTTTTCAGAATCTCAAGAACGGATTGGATGTTTGTGCTGACCGCTGTCTTTTTGGTCCTGGTGACTGAATTGATGAATACGGCTGTAGAGGCAGCAGTTGATTTGGCACATCCCCATATCCATCCGCTGGCAAAAGCGGCGAAGGATACCGCGGCCGGGGCAGTTCTGCTGGCTGCGGTATTCGCCGTCATCATCGGTTGTATCGTTTTTATTAAGCCGGTGATGAGCTGGCTGGGTCTTTACTGA
- the ybeY gene encoding rRNA maturation RNase YbeY translates to MSLNLAWNNEQQDKEITEPMIAMLEQLLNLAGEAEGVADGEVALTFVNDEQIHELNRDYRGIDRPTDVLSFAMNETVDEELDIIYELDEDEEMEEMPDVLGDIIISVPRTILQSEEYGHSFERELGFLFVHGFLHLLGYDHQDEASEAEMMGKQEAVLAQAGLTR, encoded by the coding sequence ATGAGTCTTAATCTGGCATGGAATAATGAACAACAGGATAAAGAAATTACAGAACCGATGATTGCGATGCTGGAACAGTTGCTGAATCTCGCCGGAGAAGCGGAAGGTGTTGCAGACGGGGAAGTGGCTCTGACTTTTGTGAACGATGAACAGATCCATGAGTTGAATCGTGATTATCGCGGTATTGACCGTCCTACGGATGTATTGTCTTTTGCGATGAACGAAACGGTGGATGAAGAGCTTGATATTATCTATGAGCTTGACGAAGATGAAGAAATGGAAGAAATGCCGGATGTTCTTGGAGACATCATCATTTCCGTACCACGGACCATCCTGCAAAGCGAGGAGTATGGACACTCTTTTGAACGTGAACTTGGTTTTCTGTTTGTCCATGGTTTTTTACACCTTCTCGGATATGACCATCAGGATGAGGCAAGTGAGGCTGAAATGATGGGTAAACAAGAAGCGGTATTGGCCCAGGCCGGGTTGACACGATAA
- a CDS encoding HDIG domain-containing metalloprotein → MTSKEPSKGKSFQNKATGWKYSVWARYLLFLFLVILFYVSLASKLLPERYDIQEGTRSEVDIAAPMQIPNNKATLKAQEEAAERVQPIFQIVQMRNENLMTTLLDRVDRLNQDDQISSQDKIDIYRDEIPQRHKDFVTNYINNNRKAGTYSETLLEEIRNVVQEQSYRIPEETYIKISRLTSDDIQEMKPVARDIVSRLMTDQISDATTARAKVAEMVSVSSLSKRTQREVVQELARLVVTANRFYDEEGTKEAKVQARENTQTVFIKQGDTLVAKGEMITPEMYTLLGENDLLKNEVNYWPQLGLLMFSCLLSAAILMYIQQCSGTHFKYNNAQLLMLVLIFIITIVVMHVTAIIQTNERSYVGFLAPVAVGAMLIALLLDTSLAFVCSILIGMLSSIILNTHQGQLFDFELGFFAVLVSFVAIFATHKASQRSTILKGAIMVCLFGSIAVFTLALIDSGDWNRTTTLYGVGFAFAGGVLTAILVIGLMPFFETSFGILSALKLVELSNPNHPLLRKLLTETPGTYHHSVMVGNLSEAAAEAIGANGLLCRVGSYYHDIGKTKRPIYFIENQNNMENPHDSIDPKLSKSIIVAHARDGVEMQKDYKLPKPIRDIAEQHHGTTFLHFFYHKALRQAEEAGVEPDFTEEDFRYPGPKAQSKESAIVGIADSVEAAVRSLRKPTVEQVESMIEKIIKGRLDDHQFNDCDLTMRELDIVARTLKETVMGIFHSRIEYPEEIKKPKPTSPEAG, encoded by the coding sequence GTGACCTCGAAGGAACCGTCAAAAGGCAAATCTTTTCAGAATAAGGCTACAGGATGGAAGTATAGCGTGTGGGCACGCTATCTTCTGTTTTTGTTTCTGGTGATTCTTTTCTACGTGAGTCTGGCTTCCAAGCTGCTCCCTGAGCGGTATGATATTCAGGAAGGTACACGGAGTGAAGTGGATATTGCTGCGCCCATGCAGATTCCGAACAACAAGGCTACACTCAAAGCGCAGGAAGAAGCTGCTGAACGCGTACAGCCGATATTTCAGATCGTGCAGATGCGAAACGAAAATCTGATGACAACCCTGCTTGATCGTGTAGATCGATTGAATCAGGATGATCAGATTTCAAGTCAGGACAAGATTGATATTTATCGGGATGAAATTCCGCAGCGTCATAAGGACTTTGTGACCAACTATATCAATAATAATCGGAAAGCCGGTACATACTCCGAGACTCTGTTGGAAGAGATCAGAAATGTGGTACAGGAGCAAAGTTACCGTATTCCCGAAGAAACCTACATTAAAATCTCGCGCCTGACATCGGATGATATCCAGGAGATGAAACCAGTTGCGAGGGATATTGTTTCCCGGTTAATGACGGATCAGATCAGCGATGCAACCACTGCCCGTGCCAAAGTAGCCGAAATGGTAAGTGTCAGCTCTCTTAGTAAGCGTACGCAACGTGAGGTAGTGCAAGAGCTTGCCCGCCTCGTAGTGACCGCTAACCGCTTCTACGATGAAGAGGGAACCAAGGAAGCGAAGGTTCAGGCACGTGAGAACACGCAAACCGTCTTTATCAAGCAAGGGGACACCTTAGTTGCCAAAGGTGAGATGATCACCCCGGAGATGTATACTTTGCTGGGTGAGAATGATTTGCTGAAAAACGAAGTCAACTACTGGCCACAGCTTGGTCTTCTTATGTTTTCCTGCCTGTTGTCGGCAGCAATTCTGATGTATATTCAGCAATGCAGTGGAACGCATTTCAAATATAATAATGCGCAGCTGTTGATGCTTGTTCTCATTTTTATTATTACGATAGTGGTTATGCATGTGACGGCGATTATTCAAACCAATGAGAGGTCGTATGTAGGCTTCCTTGCACCTGTTGCGGTAGGGGCAATGTTAATTGCACTGCTGCTGGATACGTCACTTGCCTTTGTATGTTCGATCTTGATCGGTATGTTATCCAGCATCATTTTGAACACCCATCAGGGTCAACTTTTTGACTTTGAATTAGGATTCTTCGCCGTGCTCGTGTCGTTTGTTGCGATTTTCGCTACCCATAAGGCCAGTCAGCGATCTACGATCCTGAAAGGGGCTATTATGGTCTGTCTGTTCGGGTCGATAGCCGTCTTCACCCTGGCTTTGATTGACTCGGGCGATTGGAACCGAACTACGACATTGTATGGCGTTGGGTTTGCATTTGCGGGGGGCGTTTTGACAGCCATACTGGTCATTGGGCTGATGCCATTTTTCGAAACATCGTTTGGTATCTTGTCAGCACTCAAACTGGTGGAACTGTCTAATCCGAACCATCCCCTTCTACGCAAGTTGCTTACGGAGACACCGGGTACCTATCATCACAGCGTTATGGTGGGGAATCTGTCCGAAGCTGCAGCAGAAGCCATTGGAGCTAACGGATTGCTGTGCCGAGTGGGTTCATATTATCATGATATTGGCAAGACGAAGCGTCCCATCTATTTTATTGAGAATCAGAACAATATGGAGAACCCGCATGATTCAATTGATCCAAAACTGAGCAAATCCATTATTGTTGCTCATGCACGCGATGGGGTGGAAATGCAGAAGGATTACAAGCTGCCTAAACCTATTCGGGATATTGCGGAACAGCATCACGGAACGACCTTTCTCCACTTTTTCTATCACAAAGCACTGCGTCAGGCGGAAGAAGCGGGAGTTGAACCTGATTTTACGGAAGAAGATTTCCGTTACCCTGGGCCGAAGGCTCAGTCCAAGGAATCTGCTATTGTTGGCATTGCCGATAGTGTGGAGGCTGCTGTGAGATCTTTGCGTAAACCGACTGTGGAGCAAGTGGAATCCATGATTGAGAAGATTATTAAAGGACGATTGGACGATCATCAATTCAATGATTGTGATCTTACGATGCGCGAACTGGATATCGTCGCCAGAACATTGAAGGAAACGGTGATGGGTATCTTCCACTCCAGGATAGAATATCCGGAGGAGATTAAGAAACCAAAGCCGACTTCACCCGAAGCGGGTTGA